A genomic stretch from Embleya scabrispora includes:
- a CDS encoding LLM class flavin-dependent oxidoreductase, giving the protein MRHGVILLPEQRWSHARRLWTHAEELGFDHAWTYDHLMWRWFREKPWFGAVPTLAAAAEATSRIGLGTMVAGPSYRHPVTFAKELMTLDDISDGRLICGLGAGAGGHDDRVLGHTPPSPAERHDRFAEFVEMIDLLLRRRVTDHRGAWFEAHGAFMVPGCVQRPRLPLAIAATGPRGIRLAARHADIWVTAGDPGWGEPSGYASAIANLRTQTQAFDAACADIGRDPSTVRRLVVTGAMITGVIDAVDAYEDACGLFADIGFTDLVVHWPRADFPYQGSPEVVERIAGKLFTSTGTR; this is encoded by the coding sequence ATGCGGCACGGGGTCATCCTGCTGCCCGAGCAGCGCTGGTCGCACGCGCGCCGACTGTGGACGCACGCCGAGGAACTCGGCTTCGACCACGCGTGGACCTACGACCACCTGATGTGGCGATGGTTCCGCGAAAAGCCCTGGTTCGGCGCCGTCCCCACGCTGGCGGCCGCGGCCGAGGCCACCTCCCGGATCGGACTCGGGACGATGGTCGCCGGCCCGTCCTACCGGCACCCGGTGACCTTCGCCAAGGAATTGATGACCCTCGACGACATCTCGGACGGCCGGCTGATCTGCGGACTCGGCGCCGGCGCCGGCGGCCACGACGACCGGGTGCTGGGCCACACACCCCCGTCCCCGGCCGAACGCCACGACCGTTTCGCGGAGTTCGTCGAAATGATCGACCTGCTGCTGCGCCGACGGGTGACCGACCACCGGGGTGCCTGGTTCGAAGCCCACGGCGCCTTCATGGTGCCGGGCTGTGTCCAGCGCCCACGCCTGCCCCTGGCCATCGCCGCGACCGGCCCCCGAGGCATCCGGCTGGCGGCCCGCCACGCCGACATCTGGGTGACGGCCGGCGACCCCGGCTGGGGTGAACCGAGCGGCTACGCATCGGCGATCGCGAACCTTCGCACACAGACGCAAGCCTTCGACGCGGCGTGCGCGGACATCGGCCGCGACCCCTCGACAGTGCGCCGCCTGGTCGTCACCGGCGCGATGATCACCGGCGTGATCGATGCGGTGGACGCCTACGAGGACGCCTGCGGGCTGTTCGCGGACATCGGCTTCACCGACCTGGTCGTCCATTGGCCCCGAGCCGACTTCCCCTACCAGGGCAGCCCCGAGGTCGTCGAGCGGATCGCCGGCAAGCTCTTCACGTCGACGGGCACACGATGA
- a CDS encoding VOC family protein: protein MPDLESVPVLHHIAVQTDNLDNSISWYEDFFGGRLTWATDVFSDLTVSRLPGVVRMAELAVGAAHFHLFERGTPAERRAAPDAPRFQHVCLAVETPAELRTWRSRWLELSGSHRYAFVDPEQPTEIVTDAQGTQSFYCLDVNGLEFEFTCIGGAVGENA from the coding sequence ATGCCCGATCTCGAATCGGTGCCCGTCCTGCACCACATCGCGGTGCAGACGGACAATCTCGACAACTCGATTTCATGGTACGAGGACTTCTTCGGCGGCCGGCTGACCTGGGCGACGGACGTATTCTCGGACCTGACCGTATCCCGCCTGCCCGGCGTCGTGCGGATGGCCGAACTGGCCGTCGGGGCCGCGCACTTCCATCTCTTCGAACGCGGCACTCCCGCCGAGCGCCGGGCCGCGCCGGACGCACCGCGTTTCCAACACGTGTGCCTGGCCGTCGAAACGCCCGCCGAACTGCGTACCTGGCGAAGCCGTTGGTTGGAACTCTCCGGTTCACACCGCTACGCGTTCGTCGACCCGGAGCAACCCACCGAGATCGTGACCGACGCGCAGGGCACCCAGAGTTTCTACTGTCTCGACGTGAACGGCCTGGAATTCGAGTTCACCTGCATCGGGGGAGCAGTGGGGGAAAACGCATGA
- a CDS encoding class I SAM-dependent methyltransferase translates to MAASAIGAAWELGMFDELHTQGTLDVQSFAAERGLDTVSVLGLFRALSAVEIVEREEFKILPGVHFSEAYRNKSFFHWLTRGSADLFRRAPEVVRTENRVGNFCPRDSAAIAFACREISEFCYDPWFWRTVQGLDFDFHVVADLGCGSGERLMQLLGRHPGTRAVGIDIAQPAVRMATAAAAAAGLADRMTFVQADVLTMAPVPAFEEVELLTCFMMGHDFWPRQRCIENLRRLRTLFPRARRFLLGDATRSEGVADRDLPIFALGFEVAHDMMGTFIPTVRDWESVFEEGGWRLRSKNSIDIAVGEVIFELERL, encoded by the coding sequence GTGGCGGCTTCGGCCATCGGTGCCGCCTGGGAACTCGGTATGTTCGACGAGTTACACACGCAGGGAACGCTCGACGTGCAGAGTTTCGCGGCCGAACGGGGACTCGACACCGTTTCCGTTCTCGGCCTCTTTCGGGCACTGTCGGCGGTCGAGATCGTCGAGCGCGAAGAGTTCAAGATATTACCGGGCGTCCACTTCTCCGAGGCATACCGAAACAAATCGTTCTTTCACTGGCTCACCAGGGGAAGTGCCGACCTGTTCCGGCGGGCGCCCGAGGTCGTGCGTACCGAGAACCGGGTAGGGAATTTCTGCCCGCGCGACAGCGCCGCCATCGCCTTCGCGTGCCGGGAGATCAGCGAGTTCTGCTACGACCCCTGGTTCTGGCGGACGGTGCAGGGACTGGACTTCGACTTCCACGTCGTCGCCGACCTGGGCTGCGGCAGCGGCGAGCGACTCATGCAACTCCTCGGCCGCCATCCGGGTACCCGGGCCGTGGGCATCGACATCGCCCAGCCGGCCGTACGGATGGCAACCGCCGCGGCGGCCGCGGCCGGCCTTGCCGACCGGATGACGTTCGTGCAGGCCGACGTGCTGACGATGGCCCCGGTTCCGGCGTTCGAAGAGGTCGAACTCCTGACCTGTTTCATGATGGGGCACGACTTCTGGCCCCGGCAACGGTGCATCGAGAACCTTCGCCGGCTGCGCACCCTGTTCCCGCGGGCGCGCAGATTCCTGCTGGGTGACGCCACCCGCAGCGAGGGAGTCGCCGACCGTGATCTGCCGATCTTCGCGCTGGGATTCGAGGTCGCGCACGACATGATGGGCACCTTCATTCCGACCGTGCGCGACTGGGAATCCGTTTTCGAGGAAGGCGGTTGGCGGCTCAGGAGTAAAAATTCGATCGACATCGCCGTCGGCGAGGTCATCTTCGAACTCGAAAGGCTCTGA
- a CDS encoding amidinotransferase, translating into MSDSSADIPLLGNSSVSSYTEWDPLEEVIVGIVDDATFPPWHASLEPVIPAHQHETFRRRGGQPFPAELIAAARRELDEFVHILEAEGVTVRRPEPVAQRTPYATRDWTSTGLYAAMPRDCLLVVGEDVIECPMAWRSRYYETLAYRPLLKEYFRSGARWSAGPKPELPDELYDLTWTEPAEGMPTRLIVTEFEPTFDAADFLRLGRDIVAQKSNVTNEFGIDWLRRHLGDRYRIHVLEFDDTHPMHIDATLAPLAPGKLLVHPERVSKVPAIFKGWDVMRAPRPVIPDSHPLYLTSKWINMNVLMLDENRVVVERDDEPMISGMKEWGFTPIPCSFRNFNSFGGSFHCATLDVRRSGGLDSYLDHPG; encoded by the coding sequence TTGTCCGATTCGTCAGCAGACATACCTTTATTAGGAAATTCTTCCGTCTCGTCGTATACCGAGTGGGATCCACTCGAAGAAGTAATTGTCGGGATAGTCGACGACGCCACGTTTCCGCCGTGGCACGCATCCCTGGAACCGGTCATCCCGGCGCACCAGCACGAGACCTTCCGCCGCCGCGGCGGGCAACCGTTTCCCGCGGAGCTGATCGCCGCGGCCCGCAGGGAACTCGACGAGTTCGTGCACATCCTCGAAGCCGAGGGGGTGACGGTCCGACGCCCCGAGCCGGTCGCGCAGCGCACGCCCTACGCCACGCGCGACTGGACCAGCACCGGTCTGTACGCGGCCATGCCGCGGGACTGTCTCCTGGTGGTGGGCGAGGACGTCATCGAGTGCCCGATGGCCTGGCGCTCCCGGTACTACGAAACCCTCGCCTACCGGCCGCTCCTGAAGGAGTACTTCCGGTCCGGCGCCCGGTGGAGCGCCGGACCCAAGCCGGAACTTCCCGACGAACTATACGACTTGACCTGGACCGAGCCGGCCGAGGGGATGCCGACCCGGCTGATCGTGACCGAGTTCGAGCCGACCTTCGACGCGGCCGACTTCCTGCGGCTCGGGCGCGACATCGTCGCGCAGAAGAGCAACGTCACGAACGAGTTCGGCATCGACTGGCTGCGCCGCCATCTCGGTGATCGATACCGGATCCACGTCCTCGAGTTCGACGACACGCACCCCATGCACATCGACGCCACGCTGGCCCCGCTGGCTCCCGGGAAGCTGCTCGTGCACCCCGAGCGGGTGTCGAAGGTGCCCGCGATCTTCAAGGGCTGGGACGTGATGCGCGCCCCCCGGCCGGTGATTCCCGACAGTCACCCGCTCTACCTGACCAGCAAGTGGATCAACATGAACGTCCTGATGCTGGACGAGAACCGCGTCGTGGTCGAACGCGACGACGAGCCGATGATCTCCGGGATGAAGGAGTGGGGCTTCACCCCCATTCCGTGCAGCTTCCGCAACTTCAACAGTTTCGGTGGCTCCTTCCACTGCGCCACCCTCGACGTGCGACGCAGCGGCGGACTCGACTCCTATCTCGACCACCCCGGCTGA
- a CDS encoding non-ribosomal peptide synthetase encodes MSDRSAGRIELMAGQRGLWYAHRFDPESPILNEGEYLDIDGSLDIGLFEEALRQTVSEAETLRLRFLEDEDGLRQEVDPDLEHRLHVVDVSADRDPHRSALEWMSADLARPRDLERGPLVTFALFKLHDRRFLWYQGCHHIVNDGFGFPLVVARVAELYTALFEGGSADGEPFESVQVLVDADAAYRASPAFDEDRRYWLDLLADRPRPVSLAGGAVRGPARARRRETRSLDPAAADRLRSACRGFGTNLAGLAVAATALFAARATGETDVVIGFAVPGRGPGIEQSIPGVVANVVPIRLSVHPETTLADLLDRSLVQVLEAMRHQRYRYEDIRHDLGLAPGEVPWAVSLNVMPFDYRATLAGRPFVAHNLATGPFEEISLNLWDISRDGSLQLAVDTDPDRFDERTHAGCARLLDEALDRVVDTPGDTPLGRIDVLPADVRRLLLTRWNPPSAPLPPRTLSELLAEQALRTPERTALVYGDTSLTYAELRARAARLARVLTERDVGPERFVAVLLPRTPAGVVAFLAILTAGGAYVPIDPGYPPERVAYMLDDARPALVVTTADLARGLPPGWTGPRCLVVDEVTGAADPTPLAESRDAPAPDLLPTHPAYVIYTSGSTGRPKGVVIEHRSIARYVAHAVQAYGVGEQDRVLAAYAFTFDGSMLELWVSLATGARIVLADDDQRLDAEALQRLMAAHRVTVAHLSPALMHLLRPDELPALRTVSAGGERVPATLVDQWAADGREFWNGYGPTETTVDAAQKLCVAPSDGRSPPIGPPVAHATAYVLDAGLHLLPPGTVGELYIAGPGLARGYLRRPGLTAERFVPNPFGAPGSRMYRTGDLVRWTSDGDLDFVGRADRQVKIRGFRIEPGEVQAALARCVGVAAALAVVREDPGTDKRLVGYLVPAAGTRPDIAAIRAQVAGFLPDYMVPAAFVVLDALPLTTAGKVDERALPAPSRQAPSGGREPGTPAEKALCAIFAEVLGLTSVGVDDSFFALGGHSLSATRLLTRIRTVLGRETGIRTVYEAPTVAALAARLGTAGPARPQLVPAVRPDRIPLSFAQSRLWFLRQFQGPIATYNEGMGLRLLGALDVAALRAALRDLVGRHEVLRTVFPADDGHPYQHVLSADSVDLDLPVVPIDPADLAQDLARATRRAFDLESEIPLRARLVALSPREHVLLLVMHHIAGDAWSLRPLLADLGRAYTDRAAGRDPDWAPLPVQYADYTLWQRNRLGSAADPDSVHARQLAYWRRALAELPQEIGLPSDRPRPALPSYAGDSVPLEIPAHVHLGLVNLARAHDASTFMVLQAVLAVLLSKLGAGDDVPIGAPVAGRLDDALEDLVGFFTNTLVVRTDLSGDPTFTELLARVRETCLDAYAHQDVPFELLVGDLAVERSLARHPLFQVALVLRNTRSGELVLPGIEVRHESVWTGLSPFDLVVEFDDESDGSRGPTGLSGALLFGTDLFDRSTALSIADRLRRLLAQVVSEPTRRIGAFEPWAPGERERVVRDWNDTDHPVIAATLPALFESRVEQGPERTAVTAPDGSMTYREFNARVNRLARLLVAAGVGPESVVALAVPRSLDLVAAVWAVLKAGAAYLPLDPQYPPERIAFLLDDVRPALLLTTVRTSAELPPGVPRLLLDDPRTGAAAAAESADDLRDDERTGPLSALHPAYVIHTSGSTGRPKGVTMGTGAMVNLVQAHARWVRRERTGIGGPVAQFAAISFDVSAWEIIETLTSGRHLVVPDDEVRRDPAAFTRWLDKHEVEQFCAPNVMVEAVCEAALTQGLALPALRDIGQGGEVLRLTPGVREFLSARPKVRLHNLYGPTETHLVTAFSLPADLTHWESSTAPLGTPIWNTRTYVLDRTLRPVPPGVTGELYIAGAALARGYWNRPGLTADRFVPNPFDGPGERMYRTGDLVRWSGDGRLDYVGRVDDQVKVRGFRIEPGEVEAVLGRHPDVDRVAVVVREDRAGEKRLVAYVVPAAGTRPDPVVLRRFVAESVPDFLVPTAVLILADLPLTVSGKVHRRALPAPDFAQFASTRAPATPEEEALCALFADVLRLERVGPDDSFFDFGGHSLLATRLTSRIRTVLGIDVEVGAVFEAPTPAALAARIKGTKRSRRPALRRMPRPGPAAEERSDGS; translated from the coding sequence ATGTCGGACCGCAGCGCCGGACGTATCGAGCTCATGGCAGGGCAGCGGGGCCTGTGGTACGCCCATCGATTCGACCCCGAGAGCCCGATCCTCAACGAGGGCGAGTATCTCGACATCGACGGCTCCCTCGACATCGGCCTGTTCGAGGAGGCGTTGCGGCAGACCGTGTCCGAGGCGGAGACCCTGCGGCTGAGATTCCTCGAGGACGAGGACGGGCTCCGCCAGGAGGTCGACCCGGACCTCGAACATCGCCTGCACGTCGTCGACGTGAGCGCGGACCGGGACCCGCACCGGTCCGCGCTGGAGTGGATGAGTGCCGATCTGGCCCGCCCGCGCGACCTCGAACGCGGACCGCTCGTCACGTTCGCGCTCTTCAAGCTGCACGATCGGCGTTTCCTCTGGTACCAGGGCTGCCACCACATCGTGAACGACGGATTCGGCTTTCCCCTGGTGGTCGCCCGCGTCGCCGAGCTCTACACCGCCCTGTTCGAGGGCGGCTCGGCCGACGGCGAACCCTTCGAGTCCGTGCAGGTCCTCGTCGACGCCGATGCGGCGTACCGCGCCTCCCCCGCGTTCGACGAGGACCGCCGGTACTGGCTGGACCTGCTGGCGGACCGGCCCCGCCCGGTGTCCCTGGCCGGCGGGGCGGTGCGGGGACCGGCCCGCGCGCGCCGGCGCGAGACGAGGAGCCTGGACCCCGCGGCGGCCGACCGACTCCGGTCCGCCTGCCGCGGCTTCGGAACCAACCTGGCCGGCCTCGCGGTCGCGGCCACCGCGCTCTTCGCCGCCCGGGCCACGGGCGAGACGGACGTGGTCATCGGCTTCGCCGTACCCGGCCGCGGCCCCGGCATCGAGCAGTCGATTCCCGGAGTCGTGGCCAACGTGGTCCCCATCCGCCTGTCGGTGCATCCCGAGACGACCCTGGCGGACCTGTTGGACCGAAGCCTTGTCCAGGTCCTGGAGGCGATGCGCCACCAGCGATACCGCTACGAGGACATCCGCCACGACCTCGGCCTGGCCCCGGGGGAGGTGCCCTGGGCGGTCTCCCTGAACGTCATGCCGTTCGACTACCGAGCCACTCTCGCCGGCCGGCCCTTCGTCGCCCACAACCTCGCCACCGGGCCCTTCGAGGAGATCTCCCTGAACCTGTGGGACATCTCGCGCGACGGCAGTCTGCAACTGGCCGTCGACACCGACCCCGACCGGTTCGACGAGCGCACGCACGCCGGCTGCGCGCGCCTGCTCGACGAAGCGCTCGACCGCGTCGTCGACACGCCGGGCGACACCCCGCTGGGCCGAATCGACGTGCTGCCGGCCGACGTTCGGCGGCTGCTCCTGACCCGGTGGAACCCGCCGTCCGCACCGCTCCCCCCGCGCACCCTGTCCGAGCTGCTCGCCGAACAGGCCCTGCGCACCCCGGAGCGGACCGCGCTGGTGTACGGGGACACCTCCTTGACGTATGCCGAACTCCGGGCCCGGGCGGCGCGGCTGGCCCGCGTGCTCACCGAGCGAGACGTCGGACCCGAGCGGTTCGTGGCCGTACTGCTGCCCCGCACTCCGGCGGGCGTGGTGGCCTTCCTGGCCATCCTCACCGCCGGAGGCGCCTACGTGCCGATCGATCCCGGGTACCCGCCGGAGCGCGTCGCGTACATGCTCGACGACGCGCGACCGGCACTGGTGGTGACGACGGCGGACCTGGCGCGGGGACTTCCACCCGGCTGGACCGGGCCACGGTGTCTGGTGGTGGACGAGGTCACCGGCGCCGCCGATCCGACGCCCCTCGCCGAGTCACGCGACGCACCCGCGCCCGACCTCCTCCCGACGCATCCGGCGTACGTGATCTACACCTCGGGGTCGACCGGACGTCCCAAGGGAGTGGTGATCGAACACCGGTCGATCGCCCGGTACGTGGCGCACGCCGTCCAGGCGTACGGCGTGGGCGAGCAGGACCGTGTCCTGGCGGCGTACGCCTTCACCTTCGACGGTTCCATGCTCGAACTGTGGGTCTCCCTGGCCACCGGGGCGCGGATCGTGCTGGCCGACGACGACCAACGGCTCGACGCCGAAGCCCTGCAACGGCTGATGGCCGCCCACCGGGTCACCGTCGCGCATCTGTCCCCGGCCCTGATGCATCTGCTGCGGCCCGACGAACTGCCCGCGCTGCGCACGGTGTCCGCCGGCGGCGAGCGCGTGCCGGCAACGCTCGTGGACCAGTGGGCCGCGGACGGACGAGAGTTCTGGAACGGATACGGACCCACCGAGACCACCGTCGACGCCGCGCAGAAACTGTGTGTCGCGCCCTCCGACGGCCGATCGCCGCCCATCGGCCCACCGGTCGCCCACGCCACGGCGTACGTGCTGGACGCCGGTCTGCACCTGCTGCCCCCGGGCACCGTCGGCGAGCTCTACATCGCCGGCCCCGGCCTGGCCCGGGGCTATCTGCGGCGCCCCGGCCTCACCGCCGAGCGCTTCGTCCCCAACCCCTTCGGTGCGCCCGGATCGCGGATGTACCGTACCGGGGACCTGGTGCGCTGGACATCGGACGGTGATCTGGACTTCGTCGGGCGCGCGGACCGCCAGGTCAAGATCCGCGGCTTCCGGATCGAGCCGGGCGAGGTGCAGGCCGCCCTGGCCCGGTGCGTCGGCGTCGCCGCCGCGCTCGCCGTGGTGCGCGAGGACCCCGGCACCGACAAGCGCCTGGTCGGCTACCTGGTACCCGCGGCGGGAACGCGGCCGGACATCGCCGCGATCCGTGCGCAGGTGGCCGGCTTCCTGCCCGACTACATGGTGCCCGCCGCCTTCGTCGTGCTGGACGCGCTGCCGTTGACCACCGCGGGGAAGGTGGACGAGCGCGCCCTGCCCGCACCTTCCCGCCAGGCCCCGAGCGGCGGACGCGAGCCCGGGACACCCGCGGAGAAGGCGCTGTGCGCGATCTTCGCCGAGGTGTTGGGCCTGACCTCGGTCGGCGTCGACGACAGCTTCTTCGCGCTGGGCGGCCACTCCCTGTCGGCGACGCGCCTGCTCACCCGGATCCGGACCGTGCTCGGCCGGGAGACGGGCATTCGGACCGTGTACGAGGCACCGACCGTCGCGGCACTGGCCGCCCGGCTCGGCACGGCCGGCCCGGCACGGCCCCAGCTGGTCCCGGCTGTGCGGCCCGACCGGATCCCGCTGTCGTTCGCCCAGTCCCGACTGTGGTTCCTTCGACAATTCCAGGGGCCGATCGCCACATACAACGAGGGCATGGGGCTGCGTCTGCTCGGTGCCTTGGACGTCGCCGCCCTGCGCGCCGCGCTGCGCGACCTGGTGGGCCGGCACGAGGTACTGCGTACCGTGTTCCCGGCCGACGACGGCCATCCCTATCAGCACGTGCTCTCCGCCGACTCGGTCGACCTCGACCTGCCCGTGGTGCCGATCGACCCGGCCGACCTGGCACAGGACCTGGCCCGGGCCACCCGGCGGGCGTTCGACCTGGAGTCGGAGATCCCGCTGCGCGCGCGGTTGGTCGCCCTGTCGCCCAGGGAACACGTCCTGTTGCTGGTGATGCACCACATCGCCGGCGACGCCTGGTCGTTGCGTCCGCTGTTGGCCGATCTGGGCCGGGCATACACCGACCGCGCCGCCGGACGGGACCCCGACTGGGCGCCGCTCCCGGTCCAGTACGCCGACTACACCCTGTGGCAGCGGAACCGGCTCGGCTCGGCGGCGGATCCGGACAGTGTCCACGCCCGACAACTGGCCTACTGGCGGCGGGCCCTGGCCGAACTGCCGCAGGAGATCGGCCTCCCGTCGGACCGGCCCAGGCCCGCCCTGCCCTCCTACGCGGGCGACTCGGTTCCGCTGGAGATCCCGGCGCACGTGCACCTGGGGCTGGTGAACCTGGCCCGGGCACACGACGCGAGCACGTTCATGGTGCTCCAGGCCGTGCTGGCCGTGCTGCTGTCCAAGCTCGGAGCCGGCGACGACGTCCCCATCGGCGCGCCGGTGGCCGGACGTCTGGACGACGCGCTGGAGGACCTGGTGGGGTTCTTCACCAACACCCTCGTGGTGCGTACGGACCTGTCGGGAGATCCGACCTTCACCGAGCTGCTCGCCCGGGTGCGGGAAACCTGCCTGGACGCCTACGCCCACCAGGACGTCCCCTTCGAACTGCTGGTCGGCGACCTGGCGGTGGAGCGTTCCCTGGCCCGGCATCCCCTGTTCCAGGTGGCGCTCGTGCTGCGCAACACGCGCTCGGGCGAACTGGTGCTGCCCGGCATCGAGGTGCGCCACGAGTCGGTGTGGACCGGCCTGTCCCCGTTCGACCTGGTGGTGGAGTTCGACGACGAGTCCGACGGGTCGCGGGGCCCCACCGGGCTGAGCGGCGCCCTGCTCTTCGGCACCGACCTGTTCGACCGGAGCACGGCGTTGTCCATCGCGGACCGGCTGCGGCGCCTGCTCGCACAGGTGGTGAGCGAGCCCACCCGCCGGATCGGCGCGTTCGAACCGTGGGCGCCCGGCGAGCGCGAGCGGGTGGTGCGGGACTGGAACGACACGGATCACCCGGTGATCGCGGCCACGCTGCCGGCCCTGTTCGAGTCCCGGGTCGAGCAGGGCCCCGAGCGCACGGCGGTCACCGCGCCCGACGGGAGCATGACGTACCGCGAGTTCAACGCCCGGGTGAACCGGCTGGCGAGGCTGCTGGTGGCCGCCGGGGTGGGGCCCGAATCCGTGGTCGCCCTGGCCGTGCCGCGCTCGCTCGACCTGGTGGCGGCGGTGTGGGCGGTGCTCAAGGCGGGTGCGGCGTACCTGCCGCTGGATCCGCAGTATCCGCCCGAGCGGATCGCCTTCCTCCTCGACGACGTCCGGCCGGCCCTGCTGCTGACCACCGTGCGCACGAGTGCGGAACTGCCGCCCGGCGTCCCGCGCCTGCTCCTGGACGACCCGCGGACCGGCGCCGCGGCGGCGGCCGAGTCGGCCGACGACCTGCGCGACGACGAACGGACCGGGCCGTTGTCGGCGCTGCACCCGGCGTATGTGATCCACACGTCCGGCTCCACCGGCAGGCCCAAGGGCGTCACCATGGGTACGGGTGCGATGGTGAACCTGGTGCAGGCACACGCCCGGTGGGTCCGGCGGGAGCGGACGGGCATCGGCGGCCCGGTGGCGCAGTTCGCGGCGATCAGCTTCGACGTCTCGGCCTGGGAGATCATCGAGACCCTCACCTCCGGCAGGCACCTGGTCGTCCCCGACGACGAGGTCCGGCGCGACCCGGCGGCGTTCACCAGATGGCTGGACAAGCACGAGGTGGAGCAGTTCTGCGCGCCGAACGTGATGGTGGAGGCGGTGTGCGAGGCGGCCCTGACCCAGGGGTTGGCGCTGCCGGCACTGCGCGACATCGGACAGGGCGGCGAGGTGCTGCGACTGACCCCCGGGGTCCGGGAGTTCCTGTCCGCGCGGCCGAAGGTGCGGCTGCACAATCTGTACGGCCCCACCGAGACGCATCTGGTGACCGCCTTCTCGCTGCCGGCGGACCTGACGCACTGGGAGTCCTCGACCGCGCCGCTGGGAACGCCGATCTGGAACACCCGGACGTACGTGCTGGATCGGACCCTGCGGCCGGTTCCGCCGGGGGTGACCGGTGAGTTGTACATCGCCGGCGCGGCCCTGGCCCGCGGGTACTGGAATCGTCCCGGTCTGACCGCCGACCGGTTCGTGCCGAACCCCTTCGACGGCCCCGGCGAGCGCATGTACCGCACCGGCGACCTGGTGCGCTGGTCCGGCGACGGTCGGCTGGACTATGTGGGCCGCGTCGACGATCAGGTCAAGGTGCGCGGGTTTCGGATCGAGCCCGGAGAGGTGGAAGCGGTGCTCGGCCGGCACCCGGACGTCGACCGGGTCGCGGTCGTCGTGCGCGAGGACCGGGCGGGAGAGAAGCGGCTGGTCGCCTACGTCGTGCCGGCCGCGGGCACCCGTCCGGACCCGGTCGTGCTGCGCCGCTTCGTGGCCGAGTCGGTGCCGGACTTCCTGGTGCCCACCGCCGTGCTGATCCTGGCCGACCTGCCGCTGACCGTGAGCGGCAAGGTCCATCGCCGGGCGCTGCCCGCCCCGGACTTCGCGCAGTTCGCCTCGACCCGGGCACCGGCCACGCCGGAAGAGGAGGCCCTGTGCGCGCTGTTCGCGGACGTACTGCGACTGGAGCGGGTCGGACCGGACGACTCCTTCTTCGACTTCGGCGGTCATTCGCTCCTGGCCACCCGACTGACGAGCCGGATCAGGACCGTGCTGGGCATCGACGTCGAGGTGGGCGCGGTGTTCGAGGCGCCGACGCCGGCGGCGCTGGCCGCCCGGATCAAGGGCACGAAACGTTCGCGCCGGCCGGCGTTGCGGCGGATGCCCCGCCCGGGGCCCGCGGCCGAGGAACGGAGCGACGGCTCGTGA